In one Pseudarthrobacter oxydans genomic region, the following are encoded:
- a CDS encoding FKBP-type peptidyl-prolyl cis-trans isomerase, whose protein sequence is MRRLLAILLPGLLLLTACGGSTAEPEPTSVSAGETAKFDSLKLTDNGDKKAPGVEFTKPLEVAEPTIKVVTEGSGETVKANQVANISILALNGTDGTTLEDTFPGEPEPLELNEELKTGSEVIYNAFVGSKVGSSLALAVPGQAASAGAEAQPTQLLVIKVLSAEDVAPVLEKPEGETVTPPAGLPTVTEKDGIPEINVEGVAAPTALVSQDLIKGKGPTVKESDTLTVNYVGVTLVGGTKFDSSFDRGEPASFPLTGVIKGWTQGLAGKTVGSRVLLVIPKDLAYGDAGQGEAKGDLVFAVDILGAK, encoded by the coding sequence GTGCGCCGACTACTAGCAATCCTTCTTCCCGGCCTGCTGTTGCTGACCGCCTGCGGCGGTTCAACCGCAGAGCCGGAACCCACCAGCGTATCCGCCGGTGAGACTGCCAAGTTCGACTCCCTCAAACTGACCGACAACGGGGACAAGAAAGCCCCCGGTGTTGAATTCACCAAGCCGTTGGAAGTGGCAGAACCCACCATCAAGGTGGTCACCGAGGGCAGCGGCGAAACGGTTAAAGCCAACCAGGTCGCCAACATTTCCATCCTGGCCCTAAACGGTACCGACGGCACGACGCTCGAGGACACATTCCCGGGTGAACCGGAACCGCTTGAGCTGAACGAGGAGCTGAAGACCGGCAGCGAGGTCATCTACAACGCGTTCGTCGGGTCGAAAGTAGGCTCCAGCCTGGCACTGGCTGTGCCCGGCCAGGCCGCGTCAGCCGGAGCCGAAGCCCAGCCCACCCAGCTGCTGGTCATCAAGGTGCTGTCCGCTGAGGATGTAGCGCCGGTCCTGGAAAAGCCCGAGGGCGAGACCGTGACCCCGCCGGCAGGATTGCCCACAGTCACCGAAAAAGACGGCATCCCCGAAATCAACGTCGAAGGCGTAGCCGCCCCCACGGCCCTGGTGTCGCAGGACCTCATCAAGGGCAAGGGCCCCACAGTCAAGGAATCCGACACCCTCACCGTCAACTACGTTGGCGTGACCCTCGTTGGCGGCACCAAGTTCGATTCGAGTTTCGACCGCGGCGAACCCGCAAGCTTCCCGCTCACCGGCGTCATCAAGGGCTGGACCCAGGGCCTTGCCGGCAAGACGGTTGGTTCCCGCGTCCTCCTGGTCATCCCCAAGGACCTTGCCTACGGCGACGCCGGACAGGGCGAGGCCAAGGGGGACCTCGTCTTCGCAGTGGACATCCTCGGGGCGAAGTAG
- a CDS encoding FKBP-type peptidyl-prolyl cis-trans isomerase, with protein MSFGQRDFDRQKPEIDFPEGDVPTELVITDLIEGDGREAKAGDTVSTHYVGVAWSTGEEFDASWGRGAPLDFRVGVGQVIQGWDQGLLGMKVGGRRRLEIPSELAYGSRGAGGAIAPNEALIFVVDLVGVR; from the coding sequence ATGTCATTTGGCCAGCGTGATTTCGACCGCCAGAAGCCCGAGATCGACTTCCCCGAGGGCGATGTTCCCACGGAACTGGTGATCACCGACCTCATTGAGGGCGACGGGCGGGAAGCCAAAGCGGGCGACACCGTATCCACCCACTACGTGGGCGTTGCCTGGTCAACAGGCGAAGAGTTCGACGCATCCTGGGGCCGCGGCGCACCGCTTGACTTCCGCGTGGGCGTCGGCCAGGTCATCCAGGGCTGGGACCAGGGCCTGCTCGGCATGAAGGTGGGCGGCCGCCGCCGCCTGGAGATCCCCTCCGAGCTGGCGTACGGCTCACGGGGCGCCGGCGGAGCCATCGCTCCGAACGAAGCCCTGATCTTCGTAGTGGACCTCGTAGGCGTGCGCTGA
- a CDS encoding WYL domain-containing protein gives MSVSRTERLLNLLIALLNTRYGLRRSELREKVYHDQSGNDVAFGRMFERDKNDLRQFGFDVETLTDTGWSEDDPATTRYRIGKESNRLPDVQLGPEEWTVLLLASQLWERAALGTSAKSALRKLKASGRMADVGLPAGVQPRIKPAGQAFDDLVAAMHSRHPVTFTYLAGTTGKEELRAVEPWGLGSRFGQWYLMGHDRVRNATRHFRLSRITSAVTTLDKELFTPPADFNVRQELARLPELPLRTAIVDVREGRLLALRRRSSDAGNAAGRPAAGYERLALQFRDPESLAEELASYGPDARAVSPSELVKAVRRRLRAAADFSAAPVPSYRFGEARARSVRKRTSEDQLKRMLQLVPFLVHNQGLHIQDVADQFGVSRKELEDDLQILICSGLPEGYPDDLLDIQWDDDHVYITQDLDLTKPVRFTVEEACALLTGLETLNGLPEVAEGGALESVTLKLLAAAGEEGLRAASLAGPEVAPADAATHAAVRQAIESRSQLRLAYLSPQRDAVSERDVDPLRLYSLDNTWYFEAYCHLVRGLRNFRLDRVQELHPNGAPVSADITPAEGAPAKLFTANDDDTTVTVQLTRQGRGLADDYYAERTAELPDGGLVADIRFSNTAWLPMFVAQHGGAARILAPEELAEAARTWLAASLAMYGD, from the coding sequence GTGTCCGTATCCCGTACTGAACGTCTCCTCAACCTGCTCATCGCGCTCCTGAACACCCGGTATGGCCTGCGCCGCAGTGAGCTGCGGGAGAAGGTCTACCACGACCAGTCAGGAAACGACGTTGCCTTCGGGCGGATGTTCGAACGGGACAAAAACGACCTCCGCCAGTTCGGCTTCGATGTGGAAACACTGACGGACACGGGGTGGAGCGAGGACGACCCTGCCACCACCCGCTACCGGATCGGCAAGGAATCGAACCGCCTTCCTGATGTCCAGCTGGGGCCGGAGGAATGGACCGTACTCCTCCTGGCCTCGCAGTTGTGGGAACGCGCCGCCCTGGGCACGTCCGCCAAAAGCGCGCTCCGGAAGCTCAAGGCTTCCGGCCGGATGGCCGACGTCGGCCTGCCCGCCGGCGTCCAGCCACGGATCAAACCCGCCGGACAGGCCTTCGATGACCTGGTCGCCGCAATGCACTCCCGGCACCCCGTCACCTTCACGTACCTCGCGGGCACCACCGGCAAGGAGGAACTGCGGGCAGTGGAACCATGGGGCCTGGGCAGCCGCTTTGGCCAGTGGTACCTGATGGGCCACGACCGGGTGCGGAATGCCACCCGGCACTTCCGGCTCTCCCGCATTACCAGTGCGGTGACAACCCTGGACAAAGAGCTCTTTACGCCGCCCGCGGACTTCAATGTACGGCAGGAACTGGCCCGCCTCCCGGAGCTTCCGCTGCGCACTGCCATCGTGGACGTCAGGGAAGGACGCCTGCTGGCCCTGCGCCGGCGGAGCTCTGACGCAGGCAACGCGGCCGGGCGGCCGGCCGCCGGCTATGAGCGGTTGGCCCTGCAATTCAGGGACCCCGAGAGCCTGGCCGAGGAACTGGCCTCATACGGGCCGGATGCGCGCGCGGTGTCCCCCTCCGAGCTCGTCAAAGCCGTCCGCCGCAGGCTGCGTGCCGCTGCGGACTTCAGCGCGGCTCCTGTGCCCTCATACCGCTTCGGCGAGGCCCGTGCCCGGAGTGTCCGCAAACGCACTTCCGAGGACCAGCTCAAGCGGATGCTCCAACTGGTGCCCTTCCTGGTGCACAACCAGGGCCTGCACATCCAGGACGTCGCCGATCAGTTCGGCGTCAGCAGGAAGGAGCTGGAGGACGACCTGCAGATTCTGATCTGTTCCGGGCTGCCCGAGGGATATCCCGATGATCTTTTGGACATCCAGTGGGACGACGACCACGTGTACATCACCCAGGACCTGGACCTGACGAAACCGGTCCGTTTCACCGTGGAGGAGGCCTGCGCCCTCCTGACCGGGCTGGAGACGCTGAACGGGCTGCCGGAAGTAGCCGAGGGCGGCGCCCTGGAATCGGTGACGCTAAAACTCCTGGCAGCAGCCGGCGAAGAAGGGCTCAGGGCGGCCTCCCTTGCCGGGCCCGAAGTCGCACCCGCGGATGCCGCCACTCACGCCGCCGTGCGGCAGGCGATCGAGTCACGCTCACAGCTGCGCCTGGCGTACCTGTCGCCCCAGCGGGACGCCGTGTCCGAACGCGATGTGGACCCCCTCCGGCTCTACTCCCTGGACAACACCTGGTACTTCGAGGCCTACTGCCACCTGGTCCGCGGGCTGCGGAATTTCCGCCTGGACCGGGTCCAGGAGCTGCACCCGAACGGTGCTCCCGTTTCCGCCGACATCACGCCGGCCGAAGGGGCGCCTGCAAAGCTTTTCACCGCCAACGACGACGACACCACCGTCACCGTCCAGCTCACCCGGCAGGGGAGGGGACTGGCAGATGACTACTACGCGGAACGCACGGCGGAACTGCCCGACGGCGGCCTGGTGGCGGACATCCGCTTCAGCAACACCGCATGGTTGCCGATGTTCGTGGCCCAGCACGGGGGTGCTGCCCGTATTCTTGCCCCCGAGGAGCTGGCGGAAGCTGCCCGCACCTGGCTGGCGGCATCGCTGGCCATGTATGGCGACTAG
- the tatA gene encoding Sec-independent protein translocase subunit TatA has translation MGRLFDGPWPIVIIIVVALLLFAAPKLPAMARSLGQSMRIIKSEVKEMKNDGKTESTDASGPVEGTIVNHPKAKPGEPTDGTDVPPSNRA, from the coding sequence GTGGGAAGACTCTTTGATGGCCCCTGGCCCATCGTAATTATCATCGTTGTTGCATTGCTCCTTTTTGCCGCGCCTAAACTTCCGGCCATGGCGCGCAGCCTTGGCCAGTCCATGCGGATCATCAAGTCCGAAGTCAAGGAAATGAAGAACGACGGCAAGACCGAATCCACTGACGCCTCAGGTCCGGTGGAAGGCACCATCGTCAACCACCCGAAGGCGAAGCCCGGTGAGCCGACAGACGGCACTGACGTTCCGCCGTCGAACCGCGCCTGA
- the tatC gene encoding twin-arginine translocase subunit TatC, with the protein MALWDHLKELKNRLIKSAIGVVIGGIGGWILYDPLLKALAEPVNRISEQTGGLSAINFGSIASPFDFKLQMSLLIGVVISSPIWIYQLWAFITPGLTSKERRYTLGYMAAAVPLFLAGIWAGWLVVPQVVHALTQFTPEGSSSVIDARTYIEFVTRMVLVLGVAFLVPVVLVGINMAGIISGSTILKAWRITVFLVFVLAAIAAPGADAISMFMLAGPLLVLFFAAIGICLMNDKRRERRTAKRAAETEATADIATPGSELKNL; encoded by the coding sequence ATGGCTCTTTGGGACCACCTCAAAGAGCTCAAGAACCGGCTGATCAAGTCGGCGATCGGCGTCGTCATTGGCGGCATCGGGGGCTGGATACTTTACGATCCGTTGCTGAAGGCTCTGGCCGAGCCGGTCAACCGCATCTCCGAGCAGACCGGCGGGCTCTCGGCCATAAACTTCGGAAGCATTGCATCTCCGTTCGATTTCAAGCTGCAAATGTCACTCCTCATCGGCGTGGTCATTTCCAGCCCCATCTGGATCTACCAGCTCTGGGCGTTTATCACGCCCGGCCTGACTTCCAAGGAACGCCGGTACACGCTGGGGTACATGGCGGCGGCAGTCCCGTTGTTCCTGGCCGGTATCTGGGCCGGCTGGCTTGTTGTGCCGCAGGTGGTCCACGCGCTAACGCAGTTCACCCCGGAAGGGTCCTCCAGCGTCATCGATGCCCGCACATACATCGAGTTCGTGACCCGCATGGTGCTGGTCCTGGGCGTGGCTTTCCTGGTTCCCGTGGTGCTGGTGGGCATCAACATGGCGGGCATCATCTCCGGCAGTACCATCCTCAAGGCCTGGCGCATCACAGTGTTCCTCGTGTTCGTCCTCGCTGCCATTGCTGCTCCCGGAGCAGATGCCATCTCGATGTTCATGCTGGCCGGCCCACTGCTGGTGCTTTTCTTTGCCGCGATCGGCATCTGCCTGATGAACGACAAGCGCCGCGAACGCAGGACAGCCAAACGGGCAGCTGAAACCGAGGCCACAGCGGACATCGCCACCCCCGGCAGTGAGCTCAAGAACCTCTGA
- a CDS encoding DEAD/DEAH box helicase encodes MSSNTGPSSIGPFPAGPTDTEELSPAERYRASAERRAEAATYLGAFVRTLDFELDDFQRQSCRSLQEGRGVLVAAPTGAGKTIVGEFAIYLALQRGLKAFYTTPIKALSNQKFTELSEKYGARNVGLLTGDTSINGDAPVVVMTTEVLRNMLYADSATLDDLGYVVMDEVHYLADRFRGAVWEEVIIHLPSEVQVVSLSATVSNAEEFGAWLDTVRGDTDIIVSEHRPVPLWQHVMVGRQIMDLFAGETSFDEIAPPVDGGETQPVSSKDSAKGRGVDVNPDLLKVARSEIQQSFRSRQGGPGGRGQRGRRGNDRPGRGGDERGVRPASRPQVIASLDRMDLLPAITFIFSRAGCDAAVAQCVGSGLWLTTEKEQRIIAQRVDEAGQDIPPDDLDILGFWTWRDGLIRGFAAHHAGMLPTFKEVVEKLFADGLVKAVFATETLALGVNMPARSVVLEKLDKFNGEAHVDITAGEYTQLTGRAGRRGIDVEGHAVVLWQPGTDPTAVAGLASRRTYPLNSSFRPTYNMSINLLAQFGRARAREILESSFAQFQADRSVVGLARQVRSREESLAGYAKSMTCHLGDFTEYARLRRELSDAENAGSRTKSRARKSLSDDSLARLLPGDVVEVPGGRAPGPAIVLSSDHSSREPRPAVLTLDNQLRRIGTDDLEGPIAPVTRIRIPKSFNAKVPKSRRDLASSARNALRENRPPAPGNTRNHDFGLATALPNQEKRIADLRRVLRAHPCHGCSEREDHARWSERWWKLRRETDGLVRQIQGRTNTIAKTFDRVCDVLTAYGYLEPAADGRLGISPDGQRLRRIYGEKDLLISQSLRLGAFDDLDAVEVAALASVLVYQAKREDRGLRPRMPSISLETSVDIVVREWSALEDVEEENKLPLTGEPELGLVWPIYKWARGRHLQDVLSGTDLAAGDFVRWVKQVVDLLDQLAKIPGLEPRLARLCAEAISLIRRGVVAYSSVL; translated from the coding sequence ATGTCCTCCAACACCGGGCCTTCTTCCATTGGACCGTTCCCTGCCGGGCCCACCGACACTGAAGAGCTCTCTCCTGCCGAGCGGTACCGTGCCAGCGCCGAGCGCAGGGCCGAAGCGGCGACATACCTCGGAGCCTTCGTCCGTACCCTGGACTTCGAACTGGACGACTTCCAGCGGCAGTCATGCCGCTCCCTCCAGGAGGGCAGGGGAGTGCTGGTGGCGGCCCCCACAGGCGCCGGCAAGACCATCGTCGGTGAATTCGCCATCTACCTGGCGCTTCAGCGGGGCCTGAAGGCGTTTTACACAACTCCCATCAAGGCTTTGAGCAACCAGAAGTTCACCGAACTTTCTGAAAAATACGGCGCCCGGAATGTTGGCCTCCTCACCGGCGACACCAGCATCAACGGTGACGCCCCCGTCGTCGTCATGACCACGGAAGTCCTGCGGAACATGCTGTACGCGGATTCGGCAACATTGGACGACCTCGGCTATGTGGTGATGGACGAGGTGCATTACCTGGCCGACAGGTTCCGGGGTGCCGTCTGGGAGGAAGTGATCATCCATCTCCCCAGCGAGGTGCAGGTGGTTTCACTCAGCGCCACCGTCTCGAACGCCGAGGAGTTCGGAGCCTGGCTGGACACCGTCCGCGGTGATACTGACATCATCGTCTCCGAGCACCGGCCGGTACCTCTCTGGCAGCACGTGATGGTTGGCCGCCAGATCATGGACTTGTTCGCCGGAGAAACCAGCTTCGACGAAATTGCGCCGCCGGTGGACGGGGGGGAGACGCAGCCGGTTTCGTCGAAGGACAGCGCAAAGGGCCGCGGCGTCGACGTCAATCCCGACCTCCTCAAGGTAGCGCGCAGCGAAATCCAGCAGAGTTTCCGCAGCCGCCAAGGGGGACCCGGCGGACGCGGCCAGCGCGGGCGGCGCGGCAACGACCGTCCCGGCCGGGGCGGCGACGAACGTGGCGTTCGTCCCGCCAGCCGCCCCCAGGTCATTGCAAGCCTGGACCGCATGGACCTGCTCCCTGCCATTACCTTCATTTTCTCAAGGGCCGGCTGTGACGCTGCCGTGGCACAGTGCGTCGGCTCCGGGCTGTGGCTCACCACGGAGAAGGAACAGCGGATCATCGCCCAGCGCGTTGACGAAGCCGGCCAGGATATCCCGCCGGACGACCTCGATATCCTGGGCTTCTGGACCTGGCGTGACGGACTGATCCGGGGCTTCGCCGCCCACCATGCCGGCATGCTGCCCACTTTCAAGGAAGTGGTGGAGAAACTCTTCGCCGACGGCCTGGTCAAAGCGGTTTTCGCCACGGAAACCCTGGCCTTGGGCGTCAACATGCCTGCCCGCTCCGTGGTGCTGGAAAAGTTGGACAAGTTCAACGGTGAAGCCCATGTGGACATCACCGCCGGTGAGTATACGCAGCTGACCGGCCGTGCGGGCCGCCGCGGCATCGACGTCGAAGGCCATGCAGTGGTGCTGTGGCAGCCCGGTACGGACCCGACGGCGGTCGCCGGCCTGGCGTCCCGGCGCACCTACCCCTTGAACTCGAGCTTCCGGCCCACGTACAACATGAGCATCAACCTCCTGGCCCAGTTCGGCCGGGCCCGGGCCCGCGAAATCCTTGAGTCCTCCTTTGCCCAGTTCCAGGCTGACCGTTCGGTGGTGGGGCTTGCCAGGCAGGTGCGCAGCCGGGAGGAATCGCTGGCCGGGTATGCCAAGTCGATGACCTGCCATTTGGGCGACTTTACCGAGTACGCGCGGCTGCGGAGGGAACTCTCCGACGCCGAAAACGCCGGTTCGCGTACCAAGTCCCGCGCCCGGAAATCACTCAGCGACGATTCCCTGGCCCGCCTGTTGCCGGGGGACGTGGTGGAGGTGCCCGGGGGCAGGGCGCCCGGCCCGGCCATTGTGCTCAGTTCGGACCACAGCAGCCGCGAGCCGCGGCCTGCGGTCCTGACGCTGGACAACCAGTTGCGGAGAATCGGAACCGATGACCTGGAAGGCCCCATCGCGCCGGTGACGCGCATCCGCATTCCCAAGTCCTTCAATGCCAAGGTGCCCAAATCCCGCCGTGATCTCGCGTCCTCGGCCCGGAACGCGTTGCGGGAGAACCGGCCGCCCGCCCCGGGCAACACCCGCAACCACGATTTCGGCCTTGCCACGGCCCTGCCCAACCAGGAAAAGCGCATCGCCGACCTCCGCCGCGTCCTCCGGGCCCACCCGTGCCACGGCTGCAGCGAACGGGAGGACCACGCCCGCTGGTCCGAACGCTGGTGGAAGCTGCGGCGGGAAACCGACGGGCTGGTGCGCCAGATCCAGGGCCGGACCAACACGATCGCCAAGACCTTTGACCGTGTGTGCGACGTCCTGACCGCGTACGGGTATCTGGAGCCGGCTGCCGACGGCCGGCTGGGCATCAGTCCCGATGGCCAGCGGCTGCGGCGGATTTACGGGGAGAAGGACCTCCTCATTTCACAGTCCCTGCGGCTGGGCGCGTTTGACGACCTGGATGCCGTGGAAGTTGCAGCACTGGCCAGTGTGCTGGTGTACCAGGCGAAAAGGGAGGACCGGGGGCTCCGGCCGCGGATGCCCAGTATTTCCCTTGAGACGTCGGTGGATATCGTCGTCCGCGAGTGGTCTGCCTTGGAGGACGTGGAAGAGGAGAACAAGCTTCCGCTGACCGGCGAACCCGAACTGGGGCTCGTCTGGCCGATCTACAAGTGGGCCCGTGGCCGCCACCTGCAGGACGTCCTGAGCGGCACGGACCTGGCAGCCGGTGACTTTGTCCGGTGGGTGAAGCAGGTTGTCGACCTCTTGGACCAGCTCGCCAAGATTCCCGGCCTGGAACCCCGCCTTGCCAGGCTCTGCGCCGAAGCCATCTCGCTGATCCGCCGCGGCGTCGTGGCTTATTCGTCCGTACTCTGA
- a CDS encoding amidohydrolase family protein, producing MSQPEPLPAARAKTVLYRNGSVYTAADPFATAMVVDGGTVAWVGSEQAASSIADSSMEIIDLRGALVAPGFVDSHIHLTETGIALDSLQLGGIRSAKELLDAVAGVPGEGPVLGHGWDETTWADDTLPTAEELERASAGRHVYLSRVDVHSALVSGSLAHAAGVRELDGFDGGARVRRAAHTAARQATRRLPHDELRRHQGRALSEAAANGYVAVAEMGAPHIGGAEDLRLAAAWNNGGPESAGVPEVLPYWGELAASEEHARSLLDQFGFGVRGLAGDLNIDGSIGSRTAALRSAYEDAPGEHGSLYLTVDEAAAHLAACSLAGVQGGFHVIGDAGLDTALAALELAAREVGEQRVRAAGHRLEHVEMVDAAAVATLARYAVTVSAQPAFDAAWGGPGGLYEQRLGERSRSMNPFARLFAAGVPVCFGSDSPVTPLRPWSSVRACLEHHNQDERISARAAFLGHTRAGWRAARYSDPMAGQLVPGAPASFAVWEVEELMVQVADGRVQSWSTDPRARTPLLPALDTGTDPVCLQTVRNGIEIFASPALRS from the coding sequence ATGTCACAGCCTGAACCGCTGCCCGCTGCCCGCGCTAAGACTGTCCTCTACCGGAACGGGTCCGTCTACACCGCGGCAGACCCTTTTGCCACGGCCATGGTGGTTGACGGCGGCACGGTTGCCTGGGTGGGATCCGAACAGGCAGCCTCATCCATCGCTGACAGTTCAATGGAGATCATCGATCTCCGGGGCGCCCTCGTGGCGCCGGGCTTTGTGGACTCGCATATCCACCTGACTGAGACCGGCATCGCGCTGGACTCACTGCAGCTGGGCGGAATCCGTTCAGCCAAGGAACTGCTGGACGCCGTAGCCGGTGTCCCCGGCGAAGGACCTGTGCTGGGCCACGGCTGGGACGAGACCACCTGGGCCGATGACACCCTGCCCACCGCTGAGGAACTGGAACGGGCGTCCGCCGGGCGCCACGTGTACCTTTCCCGGGTGGACGTTCACTCCGCGCTGGTGTCCGGGTCCCTGGCCCACGCGGCGGGCGTCCGGGAGCTGGACGGGTTCGACGGCGGGGCGAGGGTCCGGCGGGCAGCGCACACGGCCGCCCGCCAGGCTACCCGCCGGCTGCCGCACGACGAGCTGCGGCGCCACCAGGGCCGTGCATTGTCCGAAGCGGCGGCTAATGGCTACGTAGCGGTCGCGGAAATGGGCGCACCGCACATCGGCGGCGCAGAGGACCTGCGGCTTGCCGCCGCATGGAACAACGGCGGCCCTGAAAGCGCCGGAGTCCCTGAAGTCCTTCCCTACTGGGGGGAACTGGCGGCCTCCGAAGAACATGCCCGCAGCCTCCTGGACCAGTTTGGCTTCGGCGTGCGGGGGCTGGCCGGCGACCTCAACATCGACGGCTCCATCGGATCGCGGACGGCCGCCCTGAGGTCCGCGTACGAGGACGCGCCGGGCGAGCATGGGAGCCTGTATCTGACTGTTGATGAAGCTGCAGCGCACCTTGCTGCATGCTCGCTTGCCGGAGTCCAAGGCGGATTCCATGTTATTGGGGACGCCGGGCTGGACACCGCGCTGGCCGCCCTCGAGCTGGCAGCACGTGAAGTGGGTGAGCAGCGGGTGCGTGCCGCAGGCCACCGCCTTGAACATGTGGAGATGGTGGACGCCGCCGCCGTCGCAACCCTGGCCCGGTACGCGGTTACAGTCAGCGCCCAGCCGGCGTTCGACGCTGCCTGGGGCGGCCCCGGAGGGCTGTACGAACAAAGGCTGGGGGAGCGGAGCCGGTCAATGAACCCCTTTGCCAGGCTCTTCGCGGCCGGGGTTCCGGTGTGCTTCGGCAGCGACAGCCCAGTGACGCCCCTGCGGCCCTGGTCCAGTGTCCGCGCCTGCCTGGAGCACCACAACCAGGATGAGCGGATTTCGGCCCGCGCAGCCTTCCTGGGCCACACCCGGGCAGGCTGGCGCGCCGCCAGATATTCCGACCCCATGGCGGGACAGCTCGTGCCCGGAGCTCCTGCCAGTTTCGCCGTCTGGGAGGTCGAGGAACTGATGGTCCAGGTGGCGGACGGCCGCGTCCAGTCCTGGAGCACCGACCCGAGGGCGCGGACACCGCTGCTGCCTGCCCTGGACACCGGCACTGATCCGGTGTGCCTGCAAACGGTCAGGAACGGCATCGAAATTTTCGCAAGTCCAGCGCTCCGGTCCTGA
- a CDS encoding polyprenol monophosphomannose synthase codes for MRVLTIIPTYNELESLPKTLQRLRAAVPASDVLVVDDNSPDGTGQLADRFAAEDSQVHVLHRKGKEGLGAAYIAGFRWGLDAGYDVLVEMDADGSHQPEQLPQLLEAVEQGADLAMGSRWVPGGSVVNWPLYRQAISRVGSTYARLMLGLKIKDVTGGYRAFRRTTLEKLNLDQVDSVGYGFQVDLAFRVARMGLRIEERPITFVERELGASKMSGNIVLEAMVNVTKWGLQARWHALTGKKTPARQP; via the coding sequence GTGCGCGTCCTCACGATCATTCCCACCTACAACGAGCTGGAATCGCTGCCCAAGACCCTCCAGCGGCTTCGCGCGGCGGTCCCGGCGTCGGACGTGTTGGTGGTGGATGACAACAGCCCTGACGGCACCGGCCAGCTCGCGGACCGTTTCGCTGCCGAGGATTCCCAGGTGCACGTCCTGCACCGCAAGGGCAAGGAAGGCTTGGGCGCCGCGTACATTGCCGGCTTCCGGTGGGGTCTGGACGCCGGATATGACGTCCTGGTTGAAATGGACGCTGACGGTTCCCACCAGCCCGAGCAGCTTCCCCAGCTGCTGGAAGCCGTTGAACAGGGCGCCGACCTTGCCATGGGCTCCCGGTGGGTTCCCGGCGGCAGCGTCGTCAACTGGCCCCTCTACCGCCAGGCCATTTCCAGGGTGGGCAGCACCTATGCCCGCCTCATGCTGGGTCTGAAGATCAAGGACGTCACGGGCGGCTACCGCGCGTTCCGCAGGACCACGCTGGAAAAGCTCAACCTGGACCAGGTGGACTCGGTTGGCTACGGCTTCCAGGTGGACCTCGCGTTCCGGGTGGCCCGCATGGGGCTCCGGATCGAGGAACGGCCCATCACTTTTGTTGAGCGGGAACTCGGCGCCTCCAAGATGAGCGGCAACATCGTGCTCGAAGCCATGGTCAACGTCACCAAGTGGGGCCTGCAGGCCCGCTGGCACGCCCTGACCGGCAAGAAGACACCGGCGCGGCAGCCGTAA
- a CDS encoding RNA polymerase-binding protein RbpA → MSDRSLRGMRLGAQSMETESGVEPAPRQRVEYRCEDGEQVFVTFSSEAEIPPVWVSKTGKEALLVDGERPDTSNDKAVRTHWDMLLERRSLPELEQILEDRLTILRERRGERRSA, encoded by the coding sequence ATGAGCGATCGCAGCCTGCGGGGCATGCGCCTTGGTGCACAGAGCATGGAGACCGAGTCCGGAGTAGAGCCGGCTCCGCGCCAGCGTGTCGAGTACCGGTGCGAGGACGGCGAGCAGGTCTTCGTCACCTTCTCCTCAGAGGCGGAAATCCCCCCGGTGTGGGTTTCCAAAACCGGCAAGGAAGCGCTCCTGGTTGATGGCGAACGGCCCGACACCAGCAACGACAAAGCTGTCCGTACCCACTGGGACATGCTCCTGGAACGCCGCTCGCTGCCCGAGCTTGAGCAGATCCTCGAAGACCGGCTGACCATCCTGCGCGAACGCCGCGGAGAACGGCGCTCCGCCTAA